Proteins encoded within one genomic window of Paramisgurnus dabryanus chromosome 11, PD_genome_1.1, whole genome shotgun sequence:
- the LOC135729950 gene encoding protein-lysine 6-oxidase encodes MESCVCVLLLFVWVCVPTLLNAESREAPRAQQAGALRARTRWTNNGRVYQLLSAGSEYAPPRRIETNRRAPVVAQNTSSPNALGADDIMIGDDPYDPYKSYRNSPYNPYYNYYDSYYRQRSAQRHHGYGTRYFQNGLPDLVMDPYMIQVSTYVQRVSMYSLRCAAEEKCLASSAAHAHDYDTRVLLRFPQRVKNQGTADFLPNRPRHAWEWHSCHQHYHSMNEFSHYDLLDSSTQKKVAEGHKASFCLEDTSCDPGYYRRYACTSHTQGLSPGCYDIYSADIDCQWIDITDVQPGEYILKITVNPGYQISESDFSNNIVRCDVHYTGNYAHVSGCIMSAH; translated from the exons ATGGAGAGTTGTGTTTGTGTACTTCTGCTGTTTGTGTGGGTTTGTGTCCCGACACTTTTAAACGCAGAATCTCGAGAGGCTCCTCGCGCGCAACAGGCAGGTGCGCTGCGAGCGCGGACGCGATGGACGAATAACGGACGCGTTTATCAGCTGCTCAGTGCCGGATCTGAGTACGCGCCACCGCGCCGAATAGAGACGAACCGCAGAGCGCCAGTAGTCGCTCAGAACACGAGCTCTCCAAACGCATTGGGCGCAGACGACATAATGATCGGAGATGACCCGTATGATCCTTACAAATCCTACCGGAATAGTCCATATAATCCCTACTACAATTACTATGACTCCTACTACAGGCAGAGAAGCGCACAGAGACATCACGGCTATGGAACCAGATatttccaaaatg GGCTTCCAGATCTCGTGATGGACCCTTATATGATCCAGGTGTCCACGTATGTCCAGAGGGTTTCCATGTACAGTCTCAGATGTGCTGCTGAGGAAAAGTGCCTGGCGAG TTCAGCTGCTCACGCACATGACTATGACACCAGAGTTTTACTGCGCTTTCCACAGCGTGTGAAGAATCAGGGCACTGCAGATTTTTTGCCCAACAGGCCACGACACGCGTGGGAATGGCACAGCTGTCACCA ACATTATCACAGTATGAATGAGTTTTCCCATTACGACCTGCTGGATTCAAGCACACAGAAAAAAGTTGCAGAAGGTCATAAAGCCAGTTTCTGTCTGGAGGACACGAGTTGTGACCCAGGATACTACAGACGGTACGCCTGCACATCCCATACACAg GGTTTGAGTCCTGGATGTTATGACATTTACAGCGCAGACATCGACTGCCAGTGGATTGATATTACAGATGTTCAGCCTGGGGAATACATTCTCAAG ATTACTGTTAATCCAGGTTACCAGATATCAGAATCAGACTTCAGCAATAATATTGTCCGCTGTGACGTCCACTACACCGGTAACTATGCTCACGTGTCTGGATGCATCATGTCTGC ACATTAG
- the sncaip gene encoding synphilin-1: protein MDIPEYLDLDEIDFTDDLPYSSKTIPELCRRHDGQGEDRQAPAINWARSASSHSGAGLKPTGIADVYSKFRPVKRVSPLKHQPEVSDTEADGKNAERHVDGQKEDASVSPGDGQGLKSKACGTGAPFGDLEHYDLDMDEILDVPYIKSSQQMATLPRVASEKRTSGSGSSDRCQTLKGSSLTHAESLGGTSFCVLSPVSWPDMRKSKSMDPEYLSGCDHSASSLHGSDAERLFADTHAHKAGTPSDSQGHPAMFPLHAGKTWTGSRAFGEFDEETKKTQNIMNVVREGQISLLPHFAAENLERIRDEEGNNLLHISAAHGHADCLQHLTSLMGEDCLNERNLQQLTPAGLGVKNGCLECVRWMVSETEAIAELSCSREHPSLIHYAARYGQERVLLWLLQFMQEQGISLDEVDQSGNTAVHVAAQHGHLSCVQTLVEYGSNVTVHNQHGERPSQCAEHQGHVTCSRYLVVVETCISLASQVVKLTKQLHEQTTARVALQNQLQLILQTQEANGRPRSPSSHVIPAEPWSEMSLTAEVAADNGQWILKQKQVESDAVLRKMLGREKPTLEFQEGPIEGAGRVESGTGPGAGPMRRLGAAEKRELKLARLKQIMQRSLSESDSDAFPPDESKHSRPDRPTQLPIAEADELHLMTKQKQSSSGERKFCFAHRTSKSMDVCDPSPSSDCSDPESKPDGVSEFPDGQKVTTSPKSALKSPSSRRKTSQNLKLRVTFDEPPRKDTAAGDVKVSSGKEKTESGKRAFGTFRSIMESLSGNQNSNNNNTQTSGAGKHSAGAPTPSLSGKKSESKSKHKTGAV, encoded by the exons ATGGACATTCCTGAATACTTGGACCTGGATGAGATTGACTTCACTGATGATTTACCT TATTCATCAAAGACCATTCCTGAACTGTGTCGACGACATGATGGCCAGGGTGAAGACAGACAAG CTCCAGCGATCAACTGGGCTCGGAGCGCGTCTTCGCATAGCGGAGCGGGGCTCAAACCCACCGGCATCGCCGATGTGTACAGCAAATTCAGACCCGTCAAACGCGTGTCTCCGCTCAAACACCAGCCAGAGGTCTCGGACACCGAAGCCGACGGTAAGAACGCCGAGCGGCATGTGGACGGGCAGAAAGAGGATGCCTCTGTTTCTCCAGGTGACGGACAGGGACTCAAGAGCAAAGCCTGTGGGACCGGAGCTCCGTTTGGAGATCTAGAACATTACGACCTGGATATGGATGAGATCCTGGATGTGCCGTACATTAAATCCAGCCAGCAGATGGCCACTCTTCCACGGGTTGCTTCAGAGAAGAGGACGTCCGGCAGCGGGTCCAGCGATAGGTGTCAGACCCTGAAAGGTTCATCGCTCACCCACGCCGAGAGCCTCGGAGGGACCTCGTTCTGCGTGCTGTCCCCCGTCAGCTGGCCTGACATGAGAAAGTCCAAGTCCATGGACCCGGAGTATCTGAGCGGATGCGACCACTCGGCCAGCTCGCTCCACGGCTCTGACGCAGAAAGACTCTTCGCCGACACGCACGCTCATAAAGCCGGCACTCCGAGCGATTCTCAGGGACACCCGGCAATGTTCCCTCTTCACGCAGGCAAGACCTGGACCGGATCAAGAGCATTCGGAGAGTTTGATGAAGAAACCAAGAAAACTCAAAACATCATGAACGTGGTCAGAGAGGGACAGATCTCACTATTG CCTCACTTTGCGGCTGAGAATCTTGAGCGCATCAGAGACGAGGAGGGAAACAATCTGCTGCACATCTCTGCCGCTCACGGTCACGCAGACTGTCTGCAACATCTCACCTCTCTCATGGGAGAAGACTGTCTGAACGAACGCAACCTTCAACAGCTCACGCCCGCTGGACTCGGGGTCAAG AATGGTTGTCTAGAATGTGTGCGCTGGATGGTGAGTGAAACTGAAGCGATCGCTGAACTCAGCTGCTCCAGAGAACATCCCAGTCTTATTCACTACGCCGCTCGCTACGGACAG GAACGTGTGCTGCTGTGGCTGTTACAGTTCATGCAGGAGCAGGGCATCTCTCTGGACGAGGTGGATCAGAGCGGAAACACTGCGGTTCATGTGGCGGCTCAGCACGGTCATTTGAGCTGCGTTCAG ACGCTGGTGGAGTACGGGTCGAATGTGACTGTGCACAACCAGCATGGCGAGCGGCCGTCCCAGTGTGCTGAGCATCAGGGTCATGTGACCTGCTCGCGGTACCTGGTGGTGGTGGAGACGTGCATCTCACTGGCTTCACAAGTGGTCAAACTCACCAAACAGCTGCACGA ACAAACCACAGCACGTGTAGCTCTGCAGAATCAACTGCAACTTATTTTACAAACTCAAGAAGCAAACGGGCGGCCACGATCACCAAG ctctCATGTTATTCCCGCAGAGCCGTGGTCAGAAATGAGTTTGACGGCTGAAGTGGCTGCAGATAACGGTCAATGGATCCTCAAGCAGAAACAGGTGGAGTCAGACGCTGTCTTGCGGAAAATGTTGGGGAGAGAAAAACCCACACTTGAGTTCCAGGAGGGGCCGATTGAAGGAGCCGGTCGGGTGGAGTCAGGGACGGGGCCTGGAGCAGGACCCATGAGGAGGCTGGGCGCTGCGGAGAAGCGGGAGCTCAAGCTCGCTCGCCTCAAACAGATAATGCAGCGCTCGCTCAGTGAGTCCGACAGCGACGCGTTCCCACCGGATGAGTCCAAACACTCCAGACCCGACCGGCCCACCCAGCTGCCCATTGCGGAGGCAGACGAACTTCATTTAATGACGAAACAGAAGCAGAGCTCGAGCGGTGAGCGCAAGTTCTGCTTCGCGCACAGGACTTCCAAATCTATGGATGTTTGCGACCCATCCCCGTCGTCGGACTGCAGCGATCCTGAATCTAAACCTGATGGGGTGAGCGAATTTCCTGATGGGCAAAAGGTAACCACGAGCCCTAAGAGCGCTCTTAAATCACCATCCTCTCGCAGAAAGACCTCACAGAACCTCAAGCTGAGGGTCACGTTCGACGAGCCGCCGCGCAAAGACACGGCCGCGGGCGACGTGAAAGTCTCGTCCGGCAAAGAAAAGACGGAATCGGGGAAACGTGCGTTCGGGACCTTCCGCTCAATAATGGAAAGTCTGAGCGGGAACCAAAACAGCAACAATAATAACACTCAGACGAGCGGTGCCGGCAAACACTCGGCCGGCGCTCCGACACCGAGTCTGTCTGGAAAAAAGAGCGAATCCAAGAGCAAACACAAGACGGGTGCGGTATAG